A part of Maridesulfovibrio hydrothermalis AM13 = DSM 14728 genomic DNA contains:
- a CDS encoding GGDEF domain-containing protein translates to MRHRDADHIKYKLTLPLIFLLATAALYFFHTLTVEKQRVANIRQTVEDLRLDAFQIAAAESPDKVSYELERFSSRLNTLKSIAENNPLYGLVHEDDNGLITSAEFFLNALSSKESIASVLKNIDEEASHTLVRLNEFQHKLVTGKIKIEYAILFFICLLIAIHFYLVDAPMKRELLKNAREKEVCNSTIKKLAERDALTNLPGRMKFYEESEREVSAATRYGSNLTLIKMDIHDFKAINHDNGQKAGDKILAGFARTVRKHLRRPDSFFRVGGDKFIILAPHTTIKNAENLTVKIDKLIKSSKALNVVPFSVNTGIAACGPGETAKTLLEKVDSALKESKKHGPGSVYIYPEETQKS, encoded by the coding sequence ATGAGACATAGAGACGCTGATCATATCAAATACAAATTAACTTTACCGCTTATTTTTCTGCTCGCTACCGCTGCACTTTATTTTTTCCACACACTCACCGTGGAAAAACAGCGCGTGGCAAATATTAGACAAACAGTAGAAGATCTACGTCTGGATGCTTTTCAAATTGCAGCAGCGGAAAGCCCCGATAAAGTCTCCTATGAGCTCGAAAGATTCTCAAGCAGACTAAACACCTTGAAGAGTATAGCAGAGAACAACCCGCTCTACGGGCTGGTGCATGAAGATGACAATGGGTTAATTACCAGTGCAGAGTTTTTTCTAAATGCACTGTCCTCAAAAGAATCTATTGCATCTGTTCTTAAAAATATTGACGAAGAAGCCAGCCACACTCTTGTCAGACTTAATGAATTCCAGCACAAACTGGTTACTGGGAAAATCAAAATCGAATACGCAATTTTATTTTTCATATGCCTGCTTATTGCGATACATTTTTATCTGGTAGATGCTCCTATGAAGCGTGAACTGCTCAAAAATGCCAGAGAAAAGGAGGTCTGCAATTCAACTATCAAAAAACTTGCTGAACGTGACGCACTCACCAACCTGCCGGGCAGAATGAAATTTTACGAAGAGTCCGAACGTGAAGTCTCAGCCGCGACAAGATATGGATCAAACCTTACCCTTATTAAAATGGACATTCACGACTTTAAAGCAATCAACCACGATAATGGGCAGAAAGCCGGTGATAAAATTCTTGCCGGATTTGCCCGCACCGTCCGCAAACACCTCCGGCGGCCAGATAGTTTTTTCAGAGTAGGTGGCGATAAGTTTATTATCCTTGCACCGCATACCACCATAAAAAATGCTGAAAACCTTACTGTTAAAATTGATAAACTCATTAAATCAAGCAAAGCTCTCAATGTTGTCCCCTTTTCTGTGAATACCGGAATCGCCGCCTGCGGCCCCGGAGAAACAGCAAAAACTTTACTTGAAAAAGTGGATTCAGCATTAAAAGAATCTAAAAAGCACGGGCCTGGATCTGTTTACATTTACCCTGAAGAAACTCAAAAATCTTAA